In one window of Camelina sativa cultivar DH55 chromosome 15, Cs, whole genome shotgun sequence DNA:
- the LOC104747225 gene encoding uncharacterized protein LOC104747225, giving the protein MASTSAMSLVTPLNQTRSSPLLKPLTLKPSKALVAPGGRAQRIQVKALKMDKALAGISAAALTASMVIPDVAEAAGSGISPSLKNFLLSIASGGLVLTVIIGVVLGVSNFDPVKRT; this is encoded by the coding sequence ATGGCTTCTACCTCCGCGATGTCATTGGTCACGCCACTTAACCAGACCCGTTCATCTCCTCTCCTCAAACCATTGACTCTGAAACCATCCAAGGCCTTGGTTGCACCTGGAGGCAGAGCACAGAGGATCCAAGTTAAGGCGCTCAAGATGGACAAAGCTTTGGCCGGGATCTCTGCGGCTGCTCTCACTGCTTCCATGGTTATCCCGGATGTCGCTGAAGCTGCTGGTTCTGGAATCTCTCCTTCCCTCAAGAATTTCTTGCTCAGTATTGCTTCTGGTGGCCTCGTCCTCACCGTCATCATTGGTGTCGTCCTCGGCGTCTCCAACTTCGACCCTGTCAAGAGAACCTAA
- the LOC104747227 gene encoding vacuolar protein sorting-associated protein 2 homolog 1-like (The sequence of the model RefSeq protein was modified relative to this genomic sequence to represent the inferred CDS: added 36 bases not found in genome assembly), which yields MMNSIFGKRKTPAELLRENKRMLDKSIREIERERQGLQTQEKKLIAEIKKTAKQGQMGAVKVMAKDLIRTRHQIEKFYKLKSQLQGVSLXLRIQTLKSTQAMGEAMKGVTKAMGQMNRQMNLPSLQKIMQEFERQNEKMEMVSEVMGDAIDDALEGDEEEEETEDLVSQVLDEIGIDINQELVNAPSGAVAVPAAKNKVVQAEATGAEDGGGIDSDLQARLDNLRKM from the exons GCAGAGCTACTGCGGGAGAACAAGCGGATGCTGGATAAGTCGatcagagagatagagagggaGAGGCAAGGCCTTCAAACTCAAGAAAAGAAACTCATCGCCGAGATTAAAAAGACCGCTAAGCAAGGCCagatg GGAGCTGTTAAAGTGATGGCAAAGGATCTTATCAGAACGCGGCACCAGATTGAAAAGTTCTACAAGCTTAAATCCCAACTCCAAGGTGTATCTCTCAGNCTCAGGATccag ACTCTGAAATCAACACAAGCGATGGGTGAGGCGATGAAAGGTGTGACTAAAGCAATGGGGCAGATGAACAGGCAGATGAACCTGCCTTCTCTCCAGAAAATCATGCAAGAATTTGAGCGGCAGAACGAGAAGATGGAGATGGTCTCTGAGGTCATGGGAGATGCTATTGATGATGCTTTGGaaggagatgaggaagaagaagagactgaAGATCTTGTTAGTCAAGTCCTTGACGAGATCGGAATCGACATCAACCAAGAG CTGGTGAATGCTCCATCTGGTGCGGTCGCTGTACCAGCAGCAAAGAACAAAGTGGTACAAGCTGAGGCAACCGGAGCTGAGGATGGCGGAGGAATAGATAGTGACCTGCAGGCCAGGTTGGACAACCTTCGAAAAATGTGA